From a region of the Pecten maximus chromosome 18, xPecMax1.1, whole genome shotgun sequence genome:
- the LOC117316082 gene encoding proteasome inhibitor PI31 subunit-like, producing MAAPGQELLYCSVREKLKSPQDAIITTLHWSLVSNGYKCIGVGETASESDSQTELLPTGWNESQDLYTLRYRQEGQPSTVYMLKVIRIDNDLLVNFMNVGNETVVNLNIRTRDFTTGNLTSFDSAFQNLNELCSQFKREILDAVLKGDNKNVSTSQVSRSSQERRSQERSRSYEEEYDPLRIPSRRPHMPQRPPDWSDPGDPFSIGRADLDPLGRGGGMRFDPFRGNRPGMRPDPNAGLPHPLPPGAVPPGARFDPFGPPGGPGQRPGPDPDHELPPGYGDMFM from the exons ATGGCGGCGCCCGGGCAGGAATTGTTATATTGCAGTGTTAGAGAGAAGCTGAAATCACCACAAGATGCCATAATTACCACACTTCATTGGAGTCTTGTTTCGAATGGATACAAATGCATTGGAGTTGGCGAAACG GCATCAGAAAGTGACAGTCAGACTGAGTTACTGCCCACTGGCTGGAATGAGAGTCAGGACCTGTATACGTTGAGGTACAGACAGGAGGGTCAGCCGTCCACCGTGTACATGCTTAAGGTCATCAGGATTGACAATGATCTGCTGGTCAATTTCATG aATGTTGGAAATGAGACTGTCGTGAACTTGAACATCAGAACAAGAGATTTTACTACGGGTAATTTGACCTCATTTGACAG tgcATTCCAAAACTTGAATGAGCTTTGTTCACAATTTAAGAGGGAGATACTTGATGCAGTGCTGAAGGGAGACAACAAAAATGTGTCAACCAGTCAAGTATCTAGGTCATCACAAGAAAGAAGATCACaggaaaggtcaaggtcatacgaGGAAGAGTATGACCCACTGCGAATACCGTCCCGTCGCCCTCACATGCCGCAGAGGCCACCAGACTG GTCTGACCCTGGTGATCCCTTCTCTATTGGGAGGGCTGACCTTGACCCTTTGGGAAGAGGAGGCGGAATGCGATTTGACCCATTTCGAGGAAACCGCCCTGGAATGAGACCAGACCCAAATGCTGGATTGCCTCATCCTCTGCCTCC GGGAGCCGTACCACCAGGGGCCAGGTTTGACCCTTTTGGTCCTCCAGGAGGTCCCGGACAAAGGCCAGG aCCAGATCCGGACCATGAGCTGCCCCCTGGGTATGGTGATATGTTTATGTAA